One genomic segment of Scylla paramamosain isolate STU-SP2022 chromosome 11, ASM3559412v1, whole genome shotgun sequence includes these proteins:
- the LOC135105122 gene encoding protein disulfide-isomerase A6 homolog: protein MHRLAVFFTFLLGGASALYSSSSGVVDLTPANFQRDVVNGDEVWVVEFYAPWCGHCQRLVPEYQKAAQALKGVVKVGGVNADDHKSLAQQFGISGFPTIKIFGLDKKKPQDYNGQRTAKAIVDFALNVAKEKVNAQLSGKKSGGGGGGSGGGGSSGSGDSDVIELTDSNFEKLVLKSDDMWLVEFFAPWCGHCKNLAPQWEIAATDLKGKVKLGALDATVHSVMASRYGVQGYPTIKFFHKGDVEDYDGGRTASDIVAWATDKAAVNIPPPEVKQIISNAVLDETCKEHPICVIAILPHILDCQSKCRNNYIQMLTRLGDKYKQKMWGWGWAEAMAQSDLEQALDIGGFGYPALAALNAKKMQFALLKGSFSEDGINEFLRDISYGRGRTAPVRGAQLPKVAEMEPWDGKDGALPEEEDIDLSDVELDDFDTKTEL, encoded by the coding sequence TATTCTTCACATTCCTGTTGGGGGGAGCATCTGCCCTCTACTCATCATCCAGTGGAGTTGTCGACCTCACGCCTGCCaacttccagcgggatgtggtCAACGGTGATGAAGTTTGGGTCGTAGAATTTTATGCTCCTTGGTGTGGACACTGCCAGAGACTTGTTCCCGAGTACCAGAAAGCAGCACAGGCTCTCAAAGGTGTGGTGAAGGTTGGAGGAGTTAATGCGGATGATCACAAGAGTCTGGCACAGCAGTTTGGTATTAGTGGATTTCCAACCATAAAAATATTTGGACTTGACAAGAAAAAACCTCAAGATTACAATGGACAGCGAACAGCCAAAGCCATTGTTGATTTTGCATTGAACGTTGCTAAAGAGAAAGTCAATGCTCAGCTCTCTGGAAAGaagagtggaggtggtggcggtggcagtggtggtggcggcagctcTGGCAGCGGTGATTCTGATGTCATTGAGCTCACCGATAGTAACTTTGAGAAGCTTGTTCTGAAGTCTGATGATATGTGGCTTGTTGAATTCTTTGCTCCTTGGTGTGGCCACTGCAAGAatttggcacctcagtgggaaaTTGCAGCCACTGATCTGAAGGGCAAGGTTAAGCTTGGAGCTCTGGATGCCACTGTCCACTCGGTGATGGCCAGCAGGTACGGAGTGCAGGGTTATCCCACCATCAAGTTCTTCCACAAGGGTGATGTTGAGGATTACGATGGAGGCCGAACGGCTTCTGATATTGTGGCGTGGGCAACTGATAAAGCTGCTGTTAACATTCCACCACCTGAGGTCAAGCAAATCATCAGCAATGCTGTTCTTGATGAGACTTGTAAGGAACACCCTATCTGTGTGATTGCCATCCTTCCTCACATTCTTGACTGCCAGAGCAAATGTCGCAACAATTATATCCAGATGCTCACCAGGCTTGGAGACAAATACAAACAGAAGATGTGGGGCTGGGGCTGGGCAGAGGCCATGGCACAGTCAGATCTTGAACAGGCCTTGGACATTGGTGGCTTTGGGTACCCGGCATTAGCAGCTCTTAATGCAAAGAAAATGCAATTTGCACTTTTGAAAGGATCCTTCAGTGAGGATGGAATTAATGAGTTCCTGAGGGATATTTCTTATGGTCGCGGCCGGACGGCTCCTGTCCGTGGAGCACAGCTGCCCAAGGTGGCGGAGATGGAGCCGTGGGATGGGAAGGATGGGGCGCtgccagaggaggaagacattgaTCTGTCTGATGTTGAACTGGATGATTTTGATACAAAAACTGAATTATAA